One window of Daphnia carinata strain CSIRO-1 chromosome 7, CSIRO_AGI_Dcar_HiC_V3, whole genome shotgun sequence genomic DNA carries:
- the LOC130704042 gene encoding putative ATP synthase subunit f, mitochondrial, with product MAWGEYPAGYNPKVHGPYDPARFYGKADTALANVKLGELGAWLGRRNLSLGGIAGGFSRGFWRWQHKYLQPKKVGIAPFVQLTVGSMIFFYALNYGKMKHHRNVKYHW from the exons ATGGCGTGGGGCGAATATCCAGCAGGCTATAATCCAAAAGTCCATGGACCTTATGATCCAGCCCGCTTCTATGGAAAAG CTGACACTGCCCTAGCCAATGTGAAATTGGGAGAGCTTGGTGCGTGGCTTGGACGTAGAAACCTGAGTTTGGGAGGTATTGCAGGAGGCTTCAGCCGTG GTTTTTGGCGCTGGCAACACAAGTACCTCCAGCCCAAGAAGGTTGGAATTGCCCCATTTGTGCAATTAACTGTTGGTTCCATGATTTTCTTCTATGCCCTCAACTACGGAAAAATGA